One window from the genome of Scatophagus argus isolate fScaArg1 chromosome 13, fScaArg1.pri, whole genome shotgun sequence encodes:
- the dis3l2 gene encoding DIS3-like exonuclease 2: MDSPRQSKKANLNREPKRVQNQSNTPPQKDAYAKLLSQHNSSKFSLYLEQYAKDTSFQREGHGPSTLPKAQNDRLNIPQQKRDQMPNDYSDLSDFSPSPMKNKEDESSLSLYKEKLTTRSVQRDFESKQSVSEKQRRGQRRDTATSHDGDIESGEELGTFKPIESKKHQKQQKKSKDSKETDSPVEHPQSPKKASTSGQEQEKKTKSKKKNLPKHPEEGTLRSEVNTHVSRPKSPHGKDKKLQQTRASSANSPVDKSKNKGRGSKKQVFEFYMTSEEVSHGLKRGELIQGQLRINPKKYHEAFIPSPDDTRDIFLDGTIARNRALNGDIVVVQILPRDQWKVVRSDTDCEGSSESEMLRENMAHAAQTAHTPRPVAIMDDQCSNQDGLVRKVQNITLTDTGEPLDGTQAFNGEILQKTAKVVYIVEKKHSRAVTGFLKFLPDRPFAMFSPVDHRVPRINVPLPDCPEDFSTRPGDYTSTLFICRITNWEADSNFAEGRLAKTLGQAGEIEPETEGILTEYDVDFSEFSDEVLDCLPKNLPWTIPSEEMRRRKDLRKECIFTIDPATARDLDDALSCKPLPDGNFEVGVHIADVSYFVEEDNALDAIASQRATSVYMVQKVIPMLPRLLCEELCSLNPLTDRLTFSVIWKITPQGKILNEWFGRSVIRSCVKLSYDHAQSMIEAPEKMFSAEELPPVDPEHPIDEIHQAVLNLHSIAKNLRAQRFSGGALRLDQLKLSFTLDKETMMPQGCYVYQYRDSNKLVEEFMLLANIATAHHIYRRFPELALLRRHPPPKAKMVDELQELCDQLGIDIDLSSAGALHKSLNVTLGDDEYSTARKEVLTHMCSRPMQMALYFCAGALQQEQLFKHYALNVPLYTHFTSPIRRYADIIVHRLLAFSLNCGPNLNLSTEEVQKQASHCNDKKTVSKRVQELSAELFFGVFVKDCGPLDSEAMVMGVLDQSFDVLVLRYGVQKRIYCKSVTGLDSFHHRKAGKKSELTLVWTPEDPERPPVEQVISIFTLVEVQLKADGAPMKYSAVLKRPEENKS; the protein is encoded by the exons ATGGATTCTCCTCGGCAATCTAAGAAGGCTAACTTGAATCGAGAGCCAAAGCGCGTCCAGAATCAGTCAAATACTCCCCCTCAGAAAGATGCTTATGCTAagcttctcagccagcacaacagcagcaagtTCAGTTTGTATCTAGAACAATACGCAAAGGATACGTCATTTCAAAGGGAAGGACATGGGCCAAGCACACTGCCCAAAGCTCAAAATGACAGACTCAACATACCACAGCAAAAACGGGACCAAATGCCCAATGATTACTCTGATTTAAGTGActtctccccctctcccatgaaaaataaagaagatgaGAGTTCACTGTCTTTATACAAGGAGAAACTAACCACCCGCAGTGTCCAGCGGGACTTTGAAAGTAAGCAGAGTGTGTCTGAGAAACAGCGAAGGGGACAGAGAAGGGACACTGCTACCAGCCATGATGGAGACATTGAATCTGGTGAGGAACTGGGCACTTTTAAACCTATTGAGTCAAAGAAAcaccagaagcagcagaagaaatcCAAGGACTCTAAAGAGACTGACTCACCTGTTGAACATCCCCAGTCCCCAAAGAAAGCCAGTACAAGTGGACaggaacaagagaagaagacaaagtcaaagaaaaaaaacctgccaaAGCACCCAGAAGAAGGGACATTAAGGTCTGAGGTCAACACTCATGTGTCAAGGCCCAAGTCCCCTCATGGTAAAGACAAAAAACTGCAGCAGACCAGAG CTTCAAGTGCCAATTCTCCTGTGGACAAGAGTAAGAACAAAGGCAGAGGATCAAAGAAACAAGTGTTTGAATTCTACATGACATCTGAGGAGGTCTCCCATGGCCTTAAAAGAGGAGAACTCATTCAG GGGCAGCTAAGGATTAACCCAAAGAAATACCATGAAGCTTTCATCCCATCACCT gatgaCACACGGGATATATTTCTGGATGGGACTATTGCTCGCAACAGAGCACTGAATGGAGACATAGTGGTGGTGCAAATCCTCCCTCGGGACCAGTGGAAG gTTGTGAGGTCAGATACTGACTGTGAGGGTTCCAGTGAGTCAGAGATGCTGAGAGAAAACATGGCACACGCAGCGCAGACAGCACACACCCCCAGGCCTGTCGCTATCATGGACGACCAGTGCAGCAACCAGGATGGACTTGTCAGAAAAGTTCAGAATATCACCCTCACTGACACAG GGGAACCTCTGGATGGAACCCAAGCATTTAACGGGGAGATACTCCAGAAGACTGCTAAA gTGGTGTACATTGTTGAGAAGAAACACTCAAGAGCTGTGACAGGCTTCCTAAAATTCCTACCCGATAGGCCTTTTGCCATGTTCTCCCCTGTGGACCACCGGGTGCCACGGATTAATGTTCCCCTTCCTGACTGTCCCGAGGACTTTAGTACACGCCCAGGTGACTACACCAGCACCTTGTTCATATGTCGGATCACCAACTGGGAGGCCGACAGCAACTTTGCAGAAGG TCGACTTGCTAAGACATTGGGTCAAGCTGGAGAAATTGAGCCAGAGACAGAGGGCATCCTCACAGAGTACGACGTTGATTTTTCTGAGTTCTCTGATGAGGTGTTAGACTGTCTACCCAAGAACCTGCCTTGGACCATCCCATCTGAGGAGATGAGAAGGAGGAAAGATCTGAG GAAGGAGTGTATCTTCACAATTGATCCTGCTACAGCAAGAGACCTGGACGATGCTCTGTCCTGTAAACCGCTCCCCGATG GCAACTTTGAGGTAGGAGTCCACATTGCTGATGTGAGTTATTTTGTGGAGGAGGACAACGCCCTGGATGCCATTGCCAGCCAAAGAGCAACAAGTGTGTACATGGTTCAAAAG GTGATCCCCATGTTGCCGAGGCTGCTGTGCGAAGAGCTTTGCAGTCTGAATCCTCTCACCGACCGACtcactttttctgtcatttggaaAATCACACCGCAGGGGAAG ATCCTGAATGAGTGGTTTGGCCGTTCTGTCATCCGCTCCTGCGTGAAGTTGAGTTACGACCATGCTCAGAGCATGATCGAGGCCCCCGAAAAGATGTTCTCTGCTGAGGAGCTGCCTCCTGTGGACCCTGAGCATCCCATTGATGAGATCCATCAGGCTGTGCTCAACCTGCACTCCATTGCCAAGAACCTCCGAGCTCAACGCTTCTCAGGAGGAGCCCTCAGACTAGACCAG ctgaaaCTGTCTTTCACCCTGGACAAAGAGACCATGATGCCTCAGGGCTGCTATGTTTACCAGTATAGAGACAGTAACAA GTTGGTGGAGGAGTTCATGTTACTGGCTAACATTGCCACAGCTCACCACATCTACCGCAGATTTCCTGAGCTGGCCCTGCTCAGGCGCCACCCTCCACCAAAAGCCAAAATGGTGGATGAGCTACAGGAGCTCTGTGACCAGTTGGGAATCGATATAGATCTGTCCTCTGCAGGAGCGCTGCAC AAAAGTCTCAATGTGACTCTTGGTGATGATGAGTATAGCACTGCCAGAAAAGAAGTCCTGACCCACATGTGCTCCAGACCCATGCAG ATGGCGTTGTACTTCTGTGCCGGCGCACTTCAGCAGGAGCAACTTTTTAAACACTACGCCCTCAACGTTCCTCTCTACACTCACTTCACATCACCCATCAGACGCTACGCTGACATCATTGTCCACCGGCTGCTGGCTTTTTCACTGA ATTGTGGGCCTAATTTGAACCTGTCAACAGAGGAAGTCCAAAAACAGGCATCACATTGTAATGACAAGAAGACAGTGTCCAAGAGAGTCCAGGAGCTCAGCGCCGAGCTCTTCTTTGGAGTGTTTGTAAAG GACTGTGGCCCTCTGGACTCTGAAGCCATGGTGATGGGAGTGCTGGATCAGTCCTTTGATGTGCTGGTTCTCCGTTACGGAGTGCAGAAACGCATCTACTGCAAG TCTGTCACGGGCCTGGACTCGTTCCACCATCGTAAGGCAGGGAAGAAATCAGAGCTGACTCTGGTCTGGACACCAGAGGACCCAGAAAGACCTCCAGTCGAGCAG GTAATCTCCATCTTCACTTTAGTGGAAGTGCAGCTCAAAGCGGACGGTGCACCCATGAAGTACAGTGCAGTGCTCAAGAGGCCTGAAGAGAACAAATCATAA